One part of the Treponema peruense genome encodes these proteins:
- a CDS encoding ABC-F family ATP-binding cassette domain-containing protein — protein sequence MITVSDLSLKFSEKPLFKDVNLKFIKGNCYGIIGANGAGKSTFLKVLSGELEHDTGEISITPGERMAVLSQDHFKYDSYSVKETVMMGYPKLYEIGKEKDAIYEKPDFSEEDGIKASELEAEFGELGGYESENQIEQMLSGLGLEEEFHDKMMSELDESQKVRVLLAQALFGNPDILLLDEPTNGLDLESISWLEDFLMEFENCVIVVSHDRHFLNAVCTYVCDIDYGKITQFTGNYDFWYQMSQIMQRQAKDQQKKREDKMADLKEFIQRFASNASKSKQASSRKKVLEKLQLEELPVTSRKFPYVHFQSERSIGNFVLTAEKINSKDDDGTVLLDNFSITVHPGEKVAFVGMEHNSITSFFDIISEQKKADSGTVTWGQTTKHTYMGRDNSAYFNNELNITDWLKQYSPDQDDAYVRGFLGRMLFTGDESLKKVKVLSGGEKVRCMLSKMMLSGANVLVLDDPTNHLDLESIESLNEGLVKFSGVVIFSSHDHEFISTIANRIVEITPKGIIDRMMNFDDYLKDEQVKALRKEYYAGTDKKIRF from the coding sequence TTGATTACAGTTTCTGACTTAAGTTTGAAATTCAGTGAAAAACCATTGTTCAAGGATGTAAACTTAAAGTTTATAAAAGGCAATTGTTACGGTATTATCGGTGCCAACGGTGCGGGTAAGTCTACTTTCCTAAAGGTTCTTTCAGGTGAACTCGAACACGATACAGGTGAAATAAGCATTACTCCGGGTGAACGCATGGCCGTTTTGAGCCAGGACCACTTTAAGTACGATTCTTATTCCGTTAAGGAAACCGTAATGATGGGGTACCCGAAGCTTTACGAAATAGGAAAAGAAAAGGACGCAATTTACGAAAAGCCTGATTTTTCTGAAGAAGACGGAATAAAAGCAAGTGAACTCGAAGCTGAATTCGGTGAACTTGGCGGATATGAGTCCGAAAACCAGATTGAACAGATGCTTTCGGGACTGGGACTTGAAGAAGAGTTTCATGACAAAATGATGTCAGAACTGGATGAAAGTCAGAAAGTGCGCGTTCTTTTGGCACAGGCTCTGTTCGGAAACCCCGACATTCTTCTTCTTGATGAGCCTACGAACGGTCTTGATCTTGAAAGCATAAGCTGGCTTGAAGACTTTCTTATGGAATTTGAAAACTGTGTAATTGTTGTAAGCCATGACCGTCACTTCCTTAACGCAGTCTGTACTTATGTCTGTGACATAGATTACGGAAAGATTACCCAGTTTACCGGTAACTATGACTTCTGGTATCAGATGAGCCAGATTATGCAGCGTCAGGCAAAGGATCAGCAGAAAAAGCGTGAAGACAAGATGGCAGACCTCAAGGAATTTATTCAGCGTTTTGCCAGCAATGCCTCAAAGTCTAAACAGGCTTCCAGCCGCAAAAAGGTTCTTGAAAAGCTTCAGCTTGAAGAACTTCCTGTTACAAGCCGTAAATTCCCGTATGTGCATTTCCAGAGCGAACGTTCCATCGGAAACTTTGTTCTTACTGCAGAAAAAATCAATTCAAAGGATGATGACGGAACAGTTCTTCTTGACAACTTTTCCATTACGGTTCATCCGGGTGAAAAGGTTGCATTTGTCGGAATGGAGCACAATTCAATAACTTCCTTCTTTGATATAATTTCAGAGCAGAAAAAAGCAGACTCGGGAACAGTTACCTGGGGACAGACTACAAAGCATACGTATATGGGACGTGATAACAGTGCCTATTTCAATAACGAGCTGAATATAACCGACTGGCTCAAGCAGTATTCCCCTGACCAGGATGATGCCTATGTACGCGGTTTTTTGGGTAGAATGCTTTTTACCGGTGATGAAAGCCTTAAGAAAGTAAAGGTTTTGAGCGGAGGTGAAAAAGTCCGCTGTATGCTTTCAAAAATGATGCTCAGCGGTGCGAATGTTCTTGTACTTGATGATCCTACAAACCATCTTGATCTTGAATCAATTGAAAGTCTTAACGAAGGTCTTGTAAAGTTTTCAGGAGTTGTGATTTTCTCGAGCCACGACCATGAGTTTATTTCTACTATTGCAAACCGTATTGTCGAAATTACACCCAAGGGAATTATTGATCGCATGATGAACTTTGATGATTACCTTAAGGATGAACAGGTTAAGGCTTTGCGTAAGGAATATTACGCCGGAACCGACAAAAAGATAAGATTCTAA
- a CDS encoding S66 family peptidase → MNIRIPPFLKKHSTIGIPAPSFGCTTEPYITRLGEAQKQFAAAGYTLKTGNCVYKSDGKGISTNPEDAAKELTDFYCSPETSALISAGGGELMCETAGFIDFDKIAKAPPKWFMGYSDNTNFIFPLVTKCRTAAIYGQNITGFGKPWEQSENDALALLEGTKMYVEGYDMFQLPEKGTEAKNENPLSKYVLTEKKVLKTFTPQSGTLKETKDSAEIQGILLGGCLDVLANLTGTKFDCMKEFNRDADKIIWILEACDLNPMDIRRSVWHLAQCGWFEKASGFIIGRPLAALGQTIMGVDQYNAVTDILSEFGVPVIADADIGHVSPSMPVIMGSAAHVTVCGNKIRIDMNGAF, encoded by the coding sequence ATGAATATACGCATTCCCCCTTTTCTTAAAAAACACTCAACTATCGGAATTCCGGCTCCTTCCTTCGGGTGCACGACAGAACCTTATATAACAAGGCTTGGTGAAGCACAGAAACAATTCGCCGCCGCCGGATACACTTTAAAAACCGGCAACTGCGTTTACAAAAGCGACGGCAAAGGTATAAGTACAAACCCAGAGGATGCCGCAAAAGAACTTACAGACTTCTACTGCAGCCCAGAAACTTCGGCACTTATTTCTGCCGGCGGCGGCGAACTAATGTGTGAAACAGCAGGCTTTATTGATTTTGACAAAATAGCAAAAGCTCCTCCAAAATGGTTCATGGGCTATTCCGACAACACGAATTTTATTTTCCCGCTTGTAACAAAGTGCAGAACGGCAGCCATTTACGGCCAGAATATAACAGGTTTTGGAAAACCGTGGGAACAAAGTGAAAATGACGCACTCGCACTTCTGGAAGGAACAAAAATGTATGTAGAAGGCTATGATATGTTCCAGCTGCCCGAAAAAGGAACAGAGGCAAAAAATGAAAATCCCCTTTCCAAATATGTTCTTACAGAAAAAAAGGTTCTGAAAACATTTACTCCCCAATCCGGTACACTTAAAGAAACAAAGGACAGCGCAGAAATACAAGGCATTCTTCTCGGAGGCTGCCTGGACGTTCTGGCAAATCTTACAGGAACAAAATTTGACTGCATGAAAGAATTCAACCGTGATGCAGACAAAATAATATGGATTCTGGAAGCCTGCGATTTAAATCCCATGGATATAAGAAGAAGCGTCTGGCATCTTGCACAGTGCGGGTGGTTTGAAAAAGCTTCGGGCTTTATTATAGGAAGGCCGCTTGCCGCTTTAGGACAGACAATAATGGGTGTAGACCAGTACAACGCCGTTACAGACATTCTTTCGGAATTCGGTGTTCCTGTTATTGCAGATGCAGATATAGGCCACGTAAGCCCGTCCATGCCCGTTATAATGGGAAGTGCCGCCCATGTAACTGTATGTGGCAACAAAATCCGCATAGACATGAACGGCGCATTCTGA
- a CDS encoding HU family DNA-binding protein, translating to MNKTELIDAIANDTGLTKKDAESSLKSFIENVSNELSKGNDVQLIGFGTFSVGKRAERTGRNPKTGEEIKIAAANTPKFKAGKALKDRVNK from the coding sequence ATGAACAAGACAGAATTGATTGATGCTATTGCAAACGACACCGGACTTACAAAAAAGGATGCGGAGTCTTCACTCAAATCATTCATCGAAAATGTTTCAAACGAACTTTCAAAGGGTAATGATGTCCAGCTTATTGGATTCGGAACTTTCTCTGTAGGAAAGCGTGCTGAACGTACAGGCCGCAATCCCAAGACTGGAGAGGAAATTAAGATTGCAGCTGCAAATACTCCAAAGTTCAAGGCCGGAAAGGCACTTAAGGACCGCGTAAACAAATAA